The genomic segment ATTACAAATTTGATTTTTAATTATGGCAAAAGCGAAAAACAACAAAAATGCGATGGGCGAATTTTTAGGTAAACTGATTTCATTCAGGAATTCTTTAAAACTAATTCACTGGTCTATCACCGGAAAAGGAAGTTATGAGGCTCATATATCATTAGATCAAGCGATAGATTCACTAGTAGATGTCACTGACCGGCTTGTGGAGACTACCTTTGCCCTAAAAGGTACTGTGGATATCATAATCCCTGAAACAACACGGCCGCAGCAACACATCAAATATATCGAAGCTTACTATCAGGAAGTCGAAAGTCAGCGCCAATCGCTTTTTCCGGAAAGTTTTTCCCAATCAATCATTGATGATGTACAAGAGACTATCCAGCAACTTCTCTTTAGATTAAAACGGCTTGAGTAGAAAACTTAAAACAGTGTGTTTGAAATGCTATCGTAAGAAAATCTGCAAAATAAATTACAAATGGGTTGTCTGCTTCGCGACAGCCCATTTGTAATTTAGCTTTACGCCGAAATAGGCACTGGTGCGTTTTCTGCAATTAATTTCTCATGTTTTAGCTCCGCCCAGAAATCAGCAGGAATCGCGATCTTAAAAGACGCCGCGTTTTGCACTGCTTGTTCAGCTGTGTGTGCTCCCGGTATTACACCCGAAACCACCTCCGGGGCTGCCGCAAACTGTAATGCTGCTGTCCGCAGATCGACAGCATGGTTAGTTGCAACTCGTTTTAGCGAAGCCAATTTATCTTTTACCCCGTCCGGAAACTGCCCGTCGTATAGATAACGGTCCTTTCCTGACAGAAATCCTGCACACAAAGGCGCTCCTACAATGATGGAAACGTTTCGTTCTGCAACCTTTGGGAAAACCCTATTGAGATCATCCTCATGTTTGATCAGCGAATACTGGCACGCAGAGAGAAATATATCAGGATCAGCAGCGCTTAAGGTTTGCAAAATCGGTTCTATGGTATTCACACCGAGCCCCCATCCTTTAATAATCCCCTCTTCCCTCATTTTAGTCAGTTCGGGCATTGCTCCTTTGACCGCCTGTTGGAAATAGCTTGGATACGTGGTTTTCATATCAGCATTATCAGGTGATAAGTCGTGGATAAACACAATATCGATAGCAGATAGCCCCAGACGTTGCAGGCTATCCTCAACACTGCGTCTTACACCTGAAGCGGTATAGTCGTATTTATAGCTAAAATTGAGTTTTCCCTTCCATAGCAGTTCGTCGGCACTAAAATTTTCTTTCGGGATCAAAAGACGCCCTACTTTAGTGGATAGCGTAAAGCTCTCCCGAGGCTTATCTTTTAGGAACAAGCCCATTCTCCGTTCGCTAATACCTAAGCCATACC from the Sphingobacterium thalpophilum genome contains:
- a CDS encoding DUF5856 family protein, whose protein sequence is MAKAKNNKNAMGEFLGKLISFRNSLKLIHWSITGKGSYEAHISLDQAIDSLVDVTDRLVETTFALKGTVDIIIPETTRPQQHIKYIEAYYQEVESQRQSLFPESFSQSIIDDVQETIQQLLFRLKRLE
- a CDS encoding aldo/keto reductase encodes the protein MERRQFLAQATLAGTGMALGTGLPSLVSASSHENEPMSLSTPKETKRFRPKDKAGFGGVALGNGFQQNPDRECLEAVEAAWDAGIRLYDTSPWYGLGISERRMGLFLKDKPRESFTLSTKVGRLLIPKENFSADELLWKGKLNFSYKYDYTASGVRRSVEDSLQRLGLSAIDIVFIHDLSPDNADMKTTYPSYFQQAVKGAMPELTKMREEGIIKGWGLGVNTIEPILQTLSAADPDIFLSACQYSLIKHEDDLNRVFPKVAERNVSIIVGAPLCAGFLSGKDRYLYDGQFPDGVKDKLASLKRVATNHAVDLRTAALQFAAAPEVVSGVIPGAHTAEQAVQNAASFKIAIPADFWAELKHEKLIAENAPVPISA